A single window of Dendropsophus ebraccatus isolate aDenEbr1 chromosome 5, aDenEbr1.pat, whole genome shotgun sequence DNA harbors:
- the ITGA5 gene encoding integrin alpha-5 has product MQRSKETRVLLSACLLFTFISIHGFNLDVEQPAVYTGPEGSLFGYSVDFYLPDKQSVSILIGAPKANTSQPQIVEGGAVYFCPWQRKLNDCTPIVFDSKGNREYTFFSDATSSHQEQVEVKSRQWFGATVRSHDNYILACAPRYSWRTLKDMVHSDIVGTCYLSFNNFTHFVEYSPCRTDFSSEKGQGYCQAGLAAEFTKNGKILLGGPGSYYWQGQVFTATPEDIRKHYFPEYFILEIKGQMQTRQVYQTYDDSYMGYSVAVGEFSGDNIEDFVAAVPKGNDTYGYVSILNGTDLKSLYNFSGEQMATYFGYSLAATDVNGDGLDDLLIGAPLFMEKTHDGRTQEVGRVYVYLQGYNMSRIPSMVLTGKQEYGRFGSSMAALGDLDQDGFNDIAIGAPFDGKDEKGIVFIYNGNSEGLSPKPSQVLEGLWGSAVAPSFFGFSIRGGKDLDGNGYPDLIVGAFGVDKALVYRGRPIVHASASLSISSAMINPEEKTCLMEGTNIPVSCVNLSFCLNASGKHVPNTIGINVELQLDSMKQRGAVKRMLFLKSGLPHLTQSVLLHNGGQEQCSEMKIYLKNESEFRDKLSPIFISLNFSLDAQAPTDAHGLLPIFNYQTKNHIEQKAQIQLDCVNNICVPDLKLNVTSDRKSVYLGDDNSLVLYFNAVNDGEGGAYEAELYVILPPEAEYSGILRNENPSVVNCRYELQDETRFAICDLGNPMKPMTDLKGGLRFTVPHLRDTSQKVQFDCQIRSKNANNSQSELVQLTINVEAYTAVSFFGVSKPDIVIFPLANWKPNKPLIHVEDAGPEVNHVYELGNQGPSSISHGVFKLSCPIVHNREQVMYVMNYSVKGLENCTSSLQVNQLNLQYSSGGQNPSGHHVERRDTSRVSAGGSHLLKCSPRHPDCFHLHCDVGPLEKQQRAILKVHFRVWASTFLQRENQGFALQCDAEYQIRRLPYKILPESYPQGTHQFNTTIHWLKPESSYRVPLWIIILAILIGLLLLALLIYVLYKLGFFKRSLPYGTAMEKAELKPQAASEA; this is encoded by the exons tgtAAGCATCCTGATTGGCGCTCCCAAGGCAAACACAAGCCAACCACAGATAGTTGAAGGAGGTGCCGTGTATTTTTGCCCCTGGCAAAGGAAGCTCAATGACTGTACACCAATCGTATTTGACAGTAAAG GCAACCGCGAGTATACCTTCTTTTCTGATGCCACTTCATCGCATCAAGAACAGGTGGAAGTTAAATCTAGACAATGGTTTGGAGCAACTGTGCGCTCACATGACAATTATATACTG GCCTGTGCTCCTAGATACAGCTGGAGAACCCTTAAAGACATGGTACATAGTGACATAGTGGGAACTTGCTACTTGTCTTTTAACAATTTTACCCACTTTGTAGAGTATTCACCTTGTCGAACAG ATTTCAGCTCCGAAAAAGGGCAGGGGTACTGCCAAGCTGGCTTAGCTGCTGAGTTTACCAAG AATGGAAAAATACTACTGGGTGGACCTGGAAGCTATTACTGGCAAG GTCAGGTTTTCACTGCTACTCCAGAGGACATCAGGAAGCATTACTTCCCTGAATACTTTATCTTGGAGATCAAAGGACAAATGCAGACACGTCAGGTTTATCAAACATATGATGACAGTTACATGG gtTATTCTGTGGCAGTTGGAGAGTTTAGTGGAGATAATATTGAAG ATTTTGTGGCTGCAGTTCCCAAAGGAAATGATACTTATGGATAT gtttctatTTTGAATGGGACAGATCTGAAATCCCTTTATAACTTTTCTGGAGAACAG ATGGCCACGTACTTTGGTTATTCATTGGCTGCCactgatgtcaacggtgacgg CCTGGATGATCTACTTATTGGTGCACCATTATTCATGGAAAAGACACATGATGGAAGAACCCAAGAAGTGGGTCGTGTCTATGTGTATCTGCAGGGTTACAACATGTCCAGGATCCCCTCCATGGTTTTGACTGGAAAGCAGGAGTATGGTCGATTTGGTAGCTCCATGGCTGCTTTAGGAGACTTGGACCAAGATGGCTTTAATG ACATTGCTATTGGTGCTCCCTTTGATGGTAAAGATGAAAAAGGAATAGTATTCATCTACAATGGTAATTCAGAGGGGTTAAGTCCAAAACCTTCTCAAGTCTTGGAAGGACTGTGGGGTTCTGCTGTAGCTCCTTCCTTCTTCGGTTTCTCCATCAGAGGAGGAAAAGATCTTGATGGCAATGGCTACCCAG ACCTTATCGTGGGAGCCTTCGGCGTTGATAAGGCTTTAGTATACAG gggGCGTCCTATTGTTCATGCTAGTGCATCTTTGTCCATCTCATCCGCAATGATTAACCCAGAAGAGAAGACCTGTTTAATGGAGGGCACGAACATCCCTGTGTCCTG TGTAAACCTTAGTTTCTGTCTGAATGCTTCAGGAAAACACGTGCCTAATACCATCG GGATTAATGTCGAGCTGCAGCTGGACTCTATGAAGCAGAGAGGGGCAGTGAAGAGAATGCTGTTCCTGAAATCTGGCCTTCCTCACCTAACCCAAAGTGTGCTATTACATAATGGAGGTCAGGAACAATGCAGTGAAATGAAAATCTACCTTAAG AATGAGTCTGAGTTTCGGGACAAGCTTTCTCCAATCTTCATCTCTCTGAACTTCTCCTTGGATGCACAGGCTCCTACTGATGCCCATGGGCTGCTACCAATTTTTAACTACCAGACTAAGAACCACATAGAGCAGAAG GCTCAGATTCAGCTGGACTGTGTCAATAATATCTGTGTCCCAGACTTGAAGCTCAATGTTACCAG CGATCGAAAATCTGTTTATCTCGGTGATGACAACTCATTGGTTCTATACTTCAATGCTGTAAATGATGGAGAAGGTGGTGCTTATGAGGCCGAGCTCTATGTAATCTTACCCCCAGAGGCAGAATACAGTGGCATTCTAAGAAATGAA AACCCCTCTGTTGTGAACTGTCGCTATGAGCTACAGGATGAAACTCGCTTTGCTATATGTGACCTTGGAAACCCTATGAAACCTATGACTGAT TTGAAGGGTGGCTTGAGGTTCACTGTTCCTCATCTTCGAGACACCAGTCAGAAAGTGCAGTTTGACTGTCAGATCCGCAG CAAAAATGCAAATAACTCCCAAAGTGAACTTGTGCAGCTAACCATCAACGTGGAGGCATATACAGCTGTATCCTTCTTTGG GGTTTCTAAACCAGACATTGTAATCTTCCCACTTGCAAACTGGAAGCCAAACAAGCCACTCATTCACGTGGAAGACGCAGGTCCAGAGGTTAATCATGTATACGAG CTGGGAAATCAAGGGCCAAGTTCCATCAGTCATGGTGTTTTTAAACTCAGCTGCCCGATAGTTCACAACCGAGAACAAGTGATGTATGTCATGAACTATTCTGTGAAAGGCTTGGAGAACTGTACTTCTAGTCTGCAGGTCAACCAGCTTAACTTGCAG TATTCATCAGGAGGGCAGAATCCAAGTGGCCATCATGTGGAACGTCGTGACACATCTCGAGTTTCTGCAGGGGGATCCCATCTTCTA AAATGTAGTCCACGCCATCCAGATTGTTTCCACCTCCACTGTGACGTTGGGCCATTGGAAAAGCAGCAACGTGCCATACTTAAGGTCCATTTCCGTGTCTGGGCCAGCACCTTCTTACAG CGTGAGAACCAAGGCTTTGCACTGCAGTGTGATGCGGAATATCAAATTCGGAGACTTCCTTACAAAATTCTACCTGAATCGTATCCTCAGGGCACACACCAG TTCAACACAACCATTCACTGGCTGAAACCAGAGAGTAGTTATAGAGTTCCGCTATGGATCATCATATTGGCCATCTTGATTGGTCTGCTGCTGCTTGCCTTacttatatatgtactgtataag CTTGGCTTCTTTAAACGCTCCTTGCCATATGGAACCGCTATGGAAAAAGCAGAACTAAAACCACAGGCTGCCTCAGAGGCCTAG